From the genome of Halomonas sp. I5-271120, one region includes:
- a CDS encoding lyase family protein, translated as MNDTRIERDSMGELEVPADALYGAQTQRAVNNFPVSGQPMPVAFIHAIARIKAAAAKVNAELGLLDGPRADAIQQAAQAIIAGEHDDQFPIDVYQTGSGTSSNMNVNEVIAHLASRQDLVVGPNDHVNMGQSSNDVIPTAIHVSVSMAVKDALMPALAHLQAIIDARAAELDGVVKTGRTHLMDAMPVRMSQELGGWSSQISQAIERFEDGQVRLGRLAQGGTAVGTGVNAHPEFAERMATALSDQTGLALMPNDSAFASLAGQDAAVELSGHLKTYACAVMKIANDLRWMNSGPLAGLGEIELQALQPGSSIMPGKVNPVIPESAAQAAAQVIGLDAAVAVAGQSGNFQLNVMLPLIAHNLHTGITLMTNVSRLLADRAIATFTVREDNIEAPLSRNPILVTALNSVIGYDAAAAIAKKAYQAGRPILDVADEDTDLGRDELERLLDPAALTRGGIPGN; from the coding sequence ATGAACGATACCCGCATTGAGCGTGACAGCATGGGTGAACTTGAGGTGCCTGCTGACGCCCTGTATGGCGCTCAGACCCAGCGTGCCGTCAATAACTTCCCGGTCAGCGGCCAGCCCATGCCGGTCGCCTTCATTCACGCCATTGCGCGCATCAAGGCCGCGGCGGCCAAGGTCAACGCCGAACTGGGACTGCTGGATGGGCCGCGTGCCGACGCGATACAGCAGGCGGCGCAGGCGATCATTGCCGGCGAGCATGATGATCAATTCCCCATCGATGTTTATCAGACGGGGTCGGGGACCTCGAGCAACATGAACGTCAATGAGGTCATCGCCCACCTGGCGTCTCGGCAAGACCTCGTGGTGGGGCCAAACGATCACGTCAATATGGGTCAGTCGAGCAACGACGTGATTCCGACGGCGATCCACGTCTCGGTGTCCATGGCCGTAAAGGATGCGCTGATGCCGGCGCTTGCGCATCTTCAAGCTATTATCGATGCCAGGGCTGCCGAGCTCGATGGCGTGGTCAAGACCGGCCGCACCCATCTGATGGATGCCATGCCGGTGCGCATGAGCCAGGAGCTTGGCGGCTGGTCGAGCCAGATCTCTCAGGCCATCGAGCGCTTCGAGGACGGGCAGGTGCGGCTTGGGCGTCTGGCCCAGGGCGGCACGGCCGTGGGAACCGGGGTCAACGCTCATCCCGAATTCGCCGAGCGCATGGCCACGGCCTTGAGCGATCAGACAGGCTTGGCGCTGATGCCCAACGACAGTGCCTTCGCCAGCCTCGCCGGCCAGGATGCTGCGGTGGAGCTCTCGGGGCATCTCAAGACCTATGCCTGTGCGGTGATGAAGATCGCCAATGATCTGCGATGGATGAACTCCGGGCCGCTGGCAGGACTCGGCGAGATCGAACTGCAAGCCCTGCAGCCCGGCAGCTCGATCATGCCGGGCAAGGTCAATCCGGTGATTCCCGAATCGGCGGCCCAGGCCGCGGCTCAGGTCATCGGTCTGGACGCGGCAGTGGCGGTGGCCGGGCAGAGCGGCAACTTCCAGCTCAATGTGATGCTACCCCTGATCGCCCACAACCTGCATACGGGCATTACCCTGATGACCAACGTCAGCCGCCTGCTTGCCGATCGCGCCATTGCGACTTTCACCGTGCGCGAGGACAACATCGAGGCTCCGCTGTCGCGCAACCCGATCCTGGTCACGGCCCTTAACTCGGTGATCGGCTACGATGCTGCAGCTGCGATCGCCAAGAAAGCCTATCAGGCGGGCAGGCCGATTCTCGACGTGGCCGATGAAGATACCGATCTGGGGCGTGATGAGCTGGAAAGGTTACTGGACCCTGCGGCGCTGACCCGCGGCGGCATTCCCGGCAACTAA
- the glpD gene encoding glycerol-3-phosphate dehydrogenase encodes MREPQQQELLDLFVVGGGINGVGIANDAAGRGLRVGLCEQADLANATSSASSKLIHGGLRYLEHREFRLVREALHEREVLLKKAPHIVWPLRFILPHQPHLRPAWMIRAGLFLYDHLSQRASLPSSKGLRFDATSPLKPAITRGFEYSDCWVDDARLVVLNALQAQEQGAEIMTRTRCIEAREEDGAWHITLEDRDTGRQITRRAKTLVNAAGPWVESFISGKTTRRSRYGIRMIQGSHLVVPRINVDERAYILQNHDGRIVFVLPYQQDFSLIGTTDRRYKGDPAKVDASDEETDYILDVVNAHFRQTLSRDDIVTTFSGVRPLCDDESADPSAMTRDYTLDLDDEGAPLLSIFGGKITTYRRLAEAAMDKLAPLLPSMGPSWTAERPLPGGDIGSQDAFMARLVRDYPFLGESRARRMASSYGSLCLSFLGDARRVEDLGETFGAGLTAAEVDYLLEREWARDAEDILWRRTKLGLRLSADEVNRLSRYITTRREAQAA; translated from the coding sequence ATGCGTGAACCCCAGCAGCAAGAGCTTCTCGACCTTTTCGTTGTCGGCGGCGGCATCAACGGCGTTGGCATCGCCAATGACGCTGCGGGACGAGGTCTCAGGGTCGGGCTGTGCGAGCAGGCGGACCTGGCCAACGCCACCTCCTCTGCCAGCAGCAAGCTGATTCACGGCGGATTGCGCTACCTTGAGCACCGCGAGTTCCGCCTAGTGCGCGAGGCCCTGCACGAGCGCGAGGTGCTGTTAAAGAAGGCCCCGCATATCGTCTGGCCGCTGCGCTTCATCCTGCCCCACCAGCCTCACCTGCGTCCGGCCTGGATGATCCGTGCCGGCCTCTTCCTTTATGACCATCTCAGCCAGCGCGCAAGCCTGCCAAGCTCCAAGGGCCTTCGCTTCGATGCCACGAGCCCGCTGAAGCCAGCCATCACCCGCGGCTTCGAGTATTCCGACTGCTGGGTCGACGACGCCCGTCTGGTGGTACTCAATGCCCTTCAGGCTCAGGAGCAGGGGGCGGAGATCATGACACGCACTCGCTGCATCGAGGCTCGCGAGGAGGACGGGGCCTGGCACATTACCCTCGAGGATCGCGACACGGGACGCCAGATCACCCGCCGCGCCAAGACCCTGGTAAATGCCGCGGGCCCCTGGGTGGAGTCTTTCATCAGCGGCAAGACGACACGCCGGTCGCGCTATGGCATTCGCATGATCCAGGGCAGTCACCTTGTCGTGCCCCGCATCAACGTCGACGAGCGCGCCTATATTCTGCAGAACCACGATGGCCGCATTGTCTTCGTGCTGCCCTATCAGCAGGACTTCAGCCTGATCGGCACCACCGACCGCCGCTACAAAGGCGATCCGGCCAAGGTCGATGCCAGCGACGAGGAAACCGACTACATCCTCGACGTAGTCAACGCGCACTTCCGGCAGACGCTCAGTCGGGATGACATCGTCACCACCTTCTCCGGGGTGAGACCCTTGTGCGATGACGAGTCCGCCGACCCGTCGGCCATGACCCGCGACTATACCCTGGACCTGGACGATGAGGGCGCACCGCTGCTGTCGATTTTCGGTGGCAAGATCACCACCTATCGGCGCCTGGCGGAAGCCGCCATGGACAAGCTGGCCCCTCTGCTGCCGAGCATGGGGCCGAGCTGGACCGCCGAGCGACCGCTGCCGGGCGGAGACATCGGCAGTCAGGATGCCTTCATGGCCCGGCTGGTAAGAGACTACCCCTTCCTCGGTGAGTCCCGAGCCCGTCGCATGGCCTCGAGCTACGGCAGCCTCTGCCTGAGCTTCCTGGGTGATGCCCGCCGCGTGGAAGATCTTGGCGAGACGTTCGGCGCCGGCCTCACTGCCGCCGAAGTCGACTATCTGCTCGAGCGGGAATGGGCCCGCGACGCCGAAGACATCCTCTGGCGGCGCACCAAGCTTGGGCTGCGCCTCTCGGCGGATGAGGTGAATCGCCTGAGCCGCTACATCACTACCCGAAGAGAGGCACAGGCTGCCTGA
- a CDS encoding DeoR/GlpR family transcriptional regulator, with protein MIQQKRHDAIIALVKHQGYASIEQLTRDFGVTPQTIRRDLNALSNEGLIRRVHGGAGLESSTVNTAYHTRKTLNVEAKRRIAEYLAAQIPNHASLFINIGTSNELVAEALQYHQGLEVITNNLNVAAILQHKEDFNVIVAGGQVRSRDGGIIGEAAIDFINQFKVDVGIIGISGIDEDGSLLEFDYQEVRVAQAIIQNSRQVFLIADHSKFHRNAVVRQGRITQIDALFTDREPPEAIRRLLDSNDVALHIAPTSSEA; from the coding sequence ATGATTCAGCAGAAACGCCACGATGCCATCATCGCTCTGGTCAAGCACCAGGGCTACGCCTCCATCGAACAGTTGACCCGCGACTTCGGCGTCACCCCGCAGACCATTCGACGTGACCTCAATGCACTTTCCAATGAGGGGCTGATTCGTCGCGTGCACGGCGGCGCAGGCCTGGAATCGAGCACCGTCAACACCGCCTACCACACGCGCAAGACGCTGAACGTCGAGGCCAAGCGCCGGATCGCCGAGTACCTGGCGGCACAGATTCCCAATCATGCCTCGCTGTTCATCAACATCGGCACCAGCAACGAGCTGGTCGCCGAGGCCCTGCAGTACCATCAGGGCCTCGAGGTGATCACCAACAACCTCAACGTGGCGGCGATTCTTCAGCACAAGGAAGACTTCAACGTCATCGTCGCCGGCGGCCAGGTGCGGTCCCGCGACGGCGGCATCATCGGCGAGGCTGCCATCGACTTCATCAATCAGTTCAAGGTCGACGTCGGCATCATCGGCATCAGCGGCATCGACGAGGACGGCTCGCTGCTCGAGTTCGACTATCAAGAGGTGCGGGTCGCTCAGGCCATCATCCAGAATTCTCGCCAGGTGTTCCTGATCGCTGATCACTCGAAGTTTCACCGCAATGCGGTGGTACGCCAGGGCCGCATTACCCAGATCGACGCCCTGTTCACGGATCGCGAGCCGCCCGAAGCGATCCGCCGACTGCTCGATAGCAACGACGTGGCCCTGCATATCGCGCCGACGTCTTCCGAGGCCTGA
- the glpK gene encoding glycerol kinase GlpK — translation MASCILSIDQGTTSSRAILFNREGEILASAQEEFTQHFPADGWVEHDPEDLWRTVENSCRAVLEKAGLAADQVAAIGITNQRETTLVWDRATGEPVYPAIVWQDRRTHEVCRRLNDQGHGELIQQRTGLLIDPYFSATKLKWLLDEVSGVRERAEAGELAFGTVDTFLLWRLTGGRVHATDATNASRTALFNIHTQRWDTDLLDLFGIPESLLPEVKDSSDDFGTVEAPLFGAPIPVAGIAGDQQAALVGQACFQPGMGKSTYGTGCFMILNTGDKAETSRNRLLTTVGYRLNGKVTYAMEGSIFVAGAAIQWLRDGLKLFADAAETEQLASTTRSGHGVYLVPAFTGLGAPHWDPQARGAIFGLTRDTGIAELVAAGLQSVCFQTRDLQACMDDDITASTGTLRVDGGMVANNWVMQFLADMLGVPVDRPRVPETTALGAAYLAGLHIGWYRDLEEVAALWNGERTFMPQMPEAERERLYQGWREAVRRVKSEAQAGDDQVVAL, via the coding sequence ATGGCCTCCTGCATCCTGTCCATCGATCAGGGAACGACCAGTTCCCGCGCCATCCTGTTTAACCGGGAAGGGGAAATTCTGGCCTCGGCCCAGGAGGAGTTCACTCAGCACTTTCCCGCCGATGGCTGGGTCGAGCATGATCCGGAGGATCTGTGGCGCACGGTCGAAAATAGCTGTCGTGCGGTGCTCGAAAAGGCCGGCCTGGCCGCCGATCAGGTGGCGGCGATCGGTATCACCAACCAACGGGAAACGACCCTGGTGTGGGATCGCGCGACGGGCGAGCCGGTCTATCCGGCCATCGTCTGGCAGGACCGGCGCACCCATGAGGTCTGTCGGCGCCTCAATGACCAGGGCCATGGCGAGCTGATTCAGCAGCGCACCGGCCTGCTTATCGATCCCTATTTTTCGGCGACCAAGCTCAAGTGGTTGCTGGACGAGGTGTCGGGAGTTCGCGAACGTGCCGAGGCCGGCGAGCTGGCCTTCGGCACCGTCGATACCTTTCTGCTGTGGCGCCTGACCGGTGGACGCGTGCACGCAACCGATGCCACCAACGCCTCACGCACGGCTCTGTTCAATATTCACACCCAGCGCTGGGATACGGACCTGCTCGACCTGTTCGGCATTCCGGAAAGCCTACTGCCCGAGGTGAAGGATTCAAGCGATGACTTCGGCACCGTCGAGGCACCTCTGTTCGGCGCCCCGATCCCGGTGGCCGGCATCGCCGGTGACCAGCAGGCGGCGCTGGTCGGACAGGCCTGCTTCCAGCCAGGCATGGGCAAGAGCACCTACGGCACCGGCTGCTTCATGATCCTCAATACCGGCGACAAGGCCGAGACGTCGCGTAATCGCCTGCTCACCACCGTTGGCTATCGACTCAATGGCAAGGTGACCTATGCCATGGAAGGCAGCATCTTCGTTGCCGGTGCGGCCATCCAGTGGCTGCGCGATGGCCTCAAGCTATTCGCCGATGCCGCCGAGACCGAACAGCTGGCCAGCACCACCCGCAGCGGGCACGGTGTCTATTTGGTGCCGGCCTTCACCGGCCTCGGCGCGCCGCACTGGGATCCTCAGGCCCGCGGCGCCATCTTCGGGCTGACCCGTGATACCGGCATCGCCGAGCTGGTCGCTGCCGGCCTGCAGTCGGTGTGCTTCCAGACCCGCGACCTTCAGGCCTGCATGGATGACGACATCACGGCCTCCACCGGCACCTTGCGCGTCGATGGCGGCATGGTCGCCAATAATTGGGTGATGCAATTCCTGGCCGACATGCTGGGGGTGCCGGTGGACCGCCCTCGAGTCCCTGAAACCACGGCGCTGGGAGCGGCGTATCTCGCCGGACTGCATATTGGCTGGTATCGCGACCTTGAAGAGGTCGCTGCCCTGTGGAACGGCGAGCGCACCTTTATGCCTCAAATGCCCGAGGCGGAGCGAGAAAGGCTTTATCAGGGCTGGCGGGAGGCGGTGCGCCGGGTAAAGAGTGAAGCCCAGGCCGGCGATGATCAGGTGGTCGCGCTTTGA
- a CDS encoding GAF domain-containing protein: MTERQTDLPATDYGLLARQLEALLDTRDALTNSAQTCAFIMQSVPGLNWAGFYLHRLPETLMLGPFQGKPACNPIPFSKGVCGAAARSRETQRVEDVHAVADHIACDADSRSELVIPIVSGDGLWGLLDLDSPLPGRFDDQDQAGIEALMTVFAARTDLATL, translated from the coding sequence ATGACCGAACGCCAAACTGATCTGCCCGCTACCGACTACGGCCTGCTGGCTCGCCAGCTCGAAGCCCTGCTCGATACACGCGACGCCCTGACCAACAGCGCCCAGACCTGCGCCTTCATCATGCAGAGCGTGCCCGGCCTCAACTGGGCCGGCTTCTATCTGCACCGTCTGCCCGAAACACTGATGCTGGGCCCTTTCCAGGGCAAACCCGCTTGCAACCCCATTCCCTTCAGCAAGGGTGTCTGTGGCGCCGCCGCCCGCAGCCGTGAAACCCAACGGGTCGAGGATGTCCACGCGGTGGCCGATCACATCGCCTGCGACGCGGATTCCCGCTCGGAGCTGGTGATCCCCATCGTCAGCGGTGATGGCCTTTGGGGACTTCTGGACCTCGATAGCCCCCTACCCGGCCGTTTCGACGACCAGGACCAGGCTGGCATCGAAGCGCTGATGACGGTATTTGCCGCGCGCACCGACCTCGCCACGCTCTGA
- a CDS encoding MetQ/NlpA family ABC transporter substrate-binding protein yields the protein MTNTLANLLRPTRLLGAAALVGTSLLAGCGSDEDQTLKIGTVAGPETEVMQVALGIAKEKYDLDAEIVEFTDYVSPNAALADGSLDANAFQHEPYMQSMVEDRGYDFAIAGRTFVYPIGAYSEKFERIEDLPEGAVIALPNDPSNEGRSLILMHNQGLIELDDPQNLEATPIDIIDNPNDFEFREIEAAQLPRVLPDVDLAFINNTFAQPAGLSLDDALIKEGPESPYVNLIVVRGGDEDREAIQQLVDAYQSDAVIAKAEELFKGAAVPGWK from the coding sequence ATGACCAACACCCTGGCAAACCTGCTTCGCCCCACCCGCCTGCTGGGGGCCGCTGCCCTCGTCGGTACCAGCCTGCTTGCCGGCTGCGGCAGTGACGAAGACCAGACGCTCAAGATCGGCACCGTTGCCGGCCCCGAGACCGAAGTCATGCAGGTGGCCCTCGGCATCGCCAAGGAGAAGTACGACCTGGACGCCGAGATCGTCGAGTTCACCGACTATGTCTCGCCCAATGCCGCGCTGGCCGACGGCAGCCTGGATGCCAACGCCTTCCAGCACGAGCCGTACATGCAGAGCATGGTCGAGGACCGCGGCTATGACTTCGCCATTGCCGGGCGCACGTTCGTTTACCCGATCGGTGCTTACTCGGAAAAGTTCGAGCGCATCGAAGATCTGCCGGAAGGCGCTGTCATCGCCCTGCCCAACGACCCGTCCAACGAAGGCCGTTCACTGATCCTGATGCACAACCAGGGTTTGATTGAGCTCGACGACCCGCAGAACCTGGAAGCCACGCCGATCGATATCATCGATAACCCGAACGACTTCGAGTTCCGTGAGATCGAGGCTGCCCAGCTGCCGCGCGTGCTGCCCGACGTCGACCTGGCTTTCATCAACAACACCTTCGCCCAGCCGGCCGGCCTGAGCCTGGACGACGCCCTGATCAAGGAAGGCCCCGAGTCTCCCTACGTCAACCTGATCGTGGTGCGTGGCGGTGATGAAGACCGCGAAGCGATCCAGCAGCTGGTCGACGCCTATCAGAGCGACGCCGTGATCGCCAAGGCCGAAGAGCTGTTCAAGGGTGCAGCGGTTCCCGGCTGGAAGTAA
- a CDS encoding methionine ABC transporter permease: protein MSNAMLELILEATLDTLYMVGIAGLIAAAAGIPLGVLLYVTRPGQILANPVTQKVLAIVTNVGRSIPFIILMVAIIPFTRLIAGSSIGTNAAIVPLTIAAIPFVARLVEGALNEVPPGLVEAAQSMGATPYQIITKVLLPEAKGGIINGMTITVVTLISYSAMAGAVGGGGLGDLGIRYGYNRFDPVVMLITVAILVIMVQGFQSLGDHLVRKADHK, encoded by the coding sequence ATGTCCAACGCGATGCTTGAACTGATTCTCGAGGCCACCCTCGACACCCTGTACATGGTCGGCATCGCCGGGCTGATCGCGGCGGCGGCCGGGATCCCACTGGGCGTGCTGCTCTACGTCACCCGCCCAGGGCAGATCCTCGCCAACCCGGTGACCCAGAAGGTGCTGGCCATCGTCACCAACGTCGGCCGCTCGATTCCCTTCATCATCCTGATGGTGGCGATCATTCCTTTCACGCGGCTGATCGCCGGCAGCTCGATCGGTACCAACGCCGCTATCGTGCCGCTGACCATCGCCGCGATCCCCTTCGTCGCCCGCCTGGTGGAAGGTGCACTGAACGAAGTGCCGCCGGGGCTGGTCGAGGCCGCCCAATCGATGGGCGCCACGCCCTACCAGATCATCACCAAGGTGCTGCTGCCCGAGGCCAAGGGCGGCATCATCAACGGCATGACCATCACCGTGGTGACGCTGATCAGCTATTCGGCCATGGCCGGCGCGGTCGGCGGTGGCGGGCTGGGTGACCTGGGCATACGCTACGGCTACAACCGCTTCGACCCGGTCGTCATGCTGATTACCGTGGCCATTCTGGTGATCATGGTGCAGGGCTTTCAGAGCCTCGGCGACCACCTGGTACGCAAGGCCGACCACAAGTAA
- a CDS encoding methionine ABC transporter ATP-binding protein — protein MIRLENVSKTYGSGAHAIQALKHVDLHVPKGSIHGVIGLSGAGKSTLIRCVNLLERPTTGSVQVDGEELTRLSGPGLNQARHQIGMIFQHFNLLASRSVYDNIALPLELVGMSKDAIQERVLPLLDLTGLADKADKFPSELSGGQKQRVAIARALSSRPKVLLCDEATSALDPQTTGSILELLKDINQQLGLTILLITHEMEVVKTICHRVGLISDGELVEEADVGDFFTAPRTQLGREFLNDFLELEPPRALVERLEAEPSVSSHPVVRLAFSGDAVATPLVSRLARECGVDVSILQAKVESIQGRTLGLMIAELIGNSHDTRAALKYLEAHDLKVEVLGHVQRDA, from the coding sequence ATGATCAGACTCGAAAACGTCTCCAAGACATACGGCAGCGGTGCTCATGCCATTCAGGCCTTGAAGCACGTCGACCTGCATGTCCCTAAAGGCAGCATCCACGGCGTCATCGGCCTGTCCGGCGCCGGCAAGTCGACGCTGATTCGCTGCGTCAACCTGCTCGAACGCCCCACTACCGGCAGCGTCCAGGTGGATGGCGAGGAACTCACCCGGCTGAGTGGCCCGGGCCTCAATCAGGCACGCCATCAGATCGGCATGATCTTCCAGCACTTCAACCTGCTGGCCTCGCGCAGCGTCTATGACAACATCGCCTTGCCGCTGGAACTGGTGGGCATGAGCAAGGATGCCATCCAGGAGCGGGTGCTACCGCTGCTCGACCTGACCGGCCTTGCCGACAAGGCCGACAAGTTCCCGTCCGAGCTCTCCGGCGGCCAGAAGCAGCGCGTGGCCATCGCCCGAGCGCTTTCCAGCCGACCCAAGGTACTGCTGTGCGACGAGGCCACCTCGGCGCTGGACCCCCAAACCACGGGTTCTATCCTCGAGCTGCTCAAGGACATCAACCAACAGCTGGGGCTGACCATTCTGCTGATCACCCACGAGATGGAAGTGGTCAAGACCATCTGCCATCGGGTCGGCCTGATTTCCGACGGCGAGCTGGTCGAAGAGGCTGACGTCGGCGACTTCTTCACCGCGCCACGGACCCAACTGGGCCGCGAGTTCCTCAACGACTTCCTGGAACTTGAACCGCCCCGGGCACTGGTCGAGCGGCTTGAGGCAGAGCCCAGCGTGAGCAGCCACCCGGTGGTACGTCTGGCCTTCAGCGGTGACGCCGTGGCCACCCCGCTGGTATCACGCCTGGCCCGGGAATGCGGCGTGGATGTCAGCATCCTGCAGGCCAAGGTCGAATCGATTCAGGGCCGCACCCTGGGGCTGATGATCGCCGAACTGATCGGCAATTCCCACGACACCCGCGCGGCTCTCAAATATCTGGAAGCCCACGACCTGAAAGTGGAGGTGCTTGGTCATGTCCAACGCGATGCTTGA